A part of Drosophila ananassae strain 14024-0371.13 chromosome 2R, ASM1763931v2, whole genome shotgun sequence genomic DNA contains:
- the LOC6493717 gene encoding uncharacterized protein LOC6493717: MQRKPIHEGSPRAFNQIGKPNIDGDAHSYEEGSSSASEPETNKEEDQPVAPETPATPKIRGRSPRTPRTGESFQRNRSGSRPSVDLTINEENQTPKAWLGVVFVIVIAIISVYFNKSVNKNDKVSRKTCAFEGLRRKLPTQPEIVWRALQNGIEGLVNKEANRPSVFLFLHDDQRQQKLIGDIANEASSCFGGPSQLIHMSKEDFGLENGDYGLAIERFKAKVNKGSKVFLIVNLNELPPNGARALHTICDVYSPLVEDAVIFLTLRAARTRSAKNSVTLAMDTLYKLWEKELRDNELDPLLARVTDQVLHLNS; encoded by the exons ATGCAGCGAAAACCCATACATGAAGGCAGCCCAAGGGCTTTTAACCAAATTGGGAAACCAAACATCGACGGAGATGCCCATAGTTACGAAGAAGGTTCTTCTTCGGCTAGCGAGCCAGAGACCAACAAGGAGGAGGACCAGCCGGTGGCTCCAGAGACGCCGGCGACACCCAAAATTCGAGGAAGAAGTCCACGAACACCCAGAACGGGCGAATCTTTTCAGCGCAATAGGAGTGGAAGCAGGCCGAGTGTAGACCTAACGATCAATGAGGAAAATCAAacgccaaaggcatggctAGGCGTTGTCTTCGTCATAGTCATAGCTATTATTTCGGTTTACTTTAATAAGAGTGTTAATAAGAATGATAAGGTTTCGCGTAAAACTTGTGCTTTCGAAGGACTTCGTAGAAAGCTGCCTACTCAACCGGAAATTGTGTGGAGAGCCTTGCAAAATGGTATCGAAGGACTCGTCAACAAGGAAGCTAACCGTCCCAGTGTGTTTTTATTCCTACATGACgaccagcggcagcagaaaCTAATCGGCGACATTGCCAACGAAGCATCCAGCTGCTTTG GTGGCCCCAGTCAACTGATTCATATGAGCAAGGAAGATTTCGGTCTGGAAAATGGTGACTACGGCTTAGCCATAGAACGCTTCAAGGCAAAGGTCAACAAAGGAAGTAAAGTATTCCTTATCGTCAATCTCAACGAA CTTCCCCCCAATGGAGCTCGAGCATTGCACACGATCTGTGATGTCTACTCTCCCCTCGTAGAGGATGCGGTTATATTTCTAACATTGCGCGCGGCCCGAACCAGGAGTGCTAAGAACTCCGTGACGCTAGCCATGGACACTTTGTACAAATTGTGGGAGAAGGAGTTACGAGACAATGAGCTAGATCCTCTTCTAGCGCGAGTGACTGATCAAGTTTTGCATTTGAATAGTTAG
- the LOC6493716 gene encoding uncharacterized protein LOC6493716: MSCKFEDIQEKIESGVYKLATNCKSTRSTVWQVYRKIEKDDGTILEQVLYCIGCKSIMSFIHKSTTNLRRHKCHLQYLKKQAICNLDTSEQSKMDEDGGDTTEEDRQSLSDDIEIKPTAVDVAAYVSGIVPADSSAIPTLTHPPNRLHQRQLSDARDISLTHDVSGVEESNIYAQTWSLEFRKLSEDQKFYAKRAIDEIFVLGRLRRLTLNTVTPAE; encoded by the coding sequence ATGTCGTGTAAGTTCGAGGATATTCAGGAGAAAATAGAGAGTGGCGTTTACAAACTAGCCACTAATTGCAAGAGTACACGCAGCACCGTTTGGCAAGTGTACCGGAAGATTGAGAAGGACGATGGGACAATTCTGGAGCAAGTCTTGTACTGCATTGGTTGTAAAAGCATAATGTCCTTTATCCACAAGTCCACGACGAACCTACGGCGTCACAAATGTCACCTTCAGTACCTTAAGAAGCAGGCAATTTGCAATCTGGACACGAGCGAGCAATCTAAAATGGATGAAGATGGTGGAGACACAACTGAGGAGGACCGACAATCCCTCTCGGACGACATCGAGATCAAACCCACTGCTGTAGATGTGGCTGCGTATGTTTCTGGAATCGTCCCCGCAGATTCCTCAGCAATTCCAACGCTTACCCACCCTCCTAATCGCCTTCATCAACGGCAGCTGTCTGACGCTCGGGATATTTCATTAACCCACGATGTCAGCGGGGTTGAAGAGTCTAATATTTACGCGCAGACATGGTCCCTGGAGTTTCGCAAACTTAGCGAAGATCAAAAATTCTACGCCAAAAGAGCCATAGATGAAATCTTTGTCTTGGGAAGGTTGAGACGCTTAACTCTAAATACAGTAACTCCGGCGGAGTAA